A window of Atribacterota bacterium genomic DNA:
GATAGAATGATAGAGAAAAATATATTGTTTATTGATGATTAAATTTTTATTATAATAATATAACTAAATTATTTTAAAATTGGTGATGATTATGAGGGTCTGGGATATTCACCCTGGTTATCTTTCTGGACAAAGCTTACTGGGGGAGCACTCAGAAATTCATGCATTATACAGTATCATTACTGAGCATAAAAGAGGTTATTCCAGTCATCCTGAAACAAAAAGATGGAATGATCATTTAAATCTTCTGGTTCTCCGACATAACTTACTGGTTAGAGAAATGACTATCAGGGATTTTAAGCATCTCAGCCCTTTAGGTTTTGCAGAATATATTGACAAGGAAGAACAATGCAATCCTGTTTCCTATATTGATTTACCCTCAGCACAATTTGAAATTTTGCATCAGAAATACCAGGCAAAGGGACAAAGAGGCCGTATCCCACTACCTCTTTATGGTACTGAATTTTGGGCTCAGCATAAATATTCTGTTATGTCCCGTGGTTATCAGTATTATAAAGAAATGCAAAGTTTTATGAACAATAGACCTAATTTACCTATTATTCAGGATAATAATTTAATAGTAAAGATTCAGAATTTTATGAAAATACCCGTTTCCGAAAAGGCATTAGGAAATGTTATTCTACATTTATGGGGGTATTTCAAAAATGAAGCCAGTCCAGAAGAAAAGAGACACCTGTTTGATTTAAATAATTTTTCAGAGAAAATGAAGTTACTTTATGATATGTCTATAAAATATCAAAAA
This region includes:
- a CDS encoding DUF1722 domain-containing protein; translated protein: MRVWDIHPGYLSGQSLLGEHSEIHALYSIITEHKRGYSSHPETKRWNDHLNLLVLRHNLLVREMTIRDFKHLSPLGFAEYIDKEEQCNPVSYIDLPSAQFEILHQKYQAKGQRGRIPLPLYGTEFWAQHKYSVMSRGYQYYKEMQSFMNNRPNLPIIQDNNLIVKIQNFMKIPVSEKALGNVILHLWGYFKNEASPEEKRHLFDLNNFSEKMKLLYDMSIKYQKNYLLHSTIFADIFIMVKRERRKGICSH